In Anaerolineales bacterium, a genomic segment contains:
- a CDS encoding lasso peptide biosynthesis B2 protein — MPRLLARFFSQPPLKKRLFLWAWVLLLRFDLLLRAASFRRAERIRPIQVAQQPAPPLETILWAVNAAAAHHLYPMTCLRRALTLRYLLAKGGIVSNLCFGVRYEGETFAAHAWIELNDQPFGERIDPTVRYVKMEKMPVAIRPPTPGLKHREHSELQ, encoded by the coding sequence ATGCCCCGATTATTAGCACGATTCTTCTCGCAGCCACCCCTTAAGAAACGTCTCTTTCTTTGGGCATGGGTTCTTCTTCTCCGCTTTGATCTACTGCTGAGGGCTGCATCCTTCCGGCGTGCTGAACGGATTCGCCCCATACAGGTTGCTCAGCAACCCGCCCCGCCCCTTGAAACGATCCTGTGGGCGGTGAATGCTGCGGCTGCCCACCACCTTTACCCGATGACTTGCCTTCGCCGCGCCCTGACGCTGCGCTACCTGCTTGCCAAAGGGGGGATCGTCTCGAACCTGTGTTTTGGGGTGCGCTATGAGGGGGAAACCTTTGCCGCCCATGCGTGGATAGAGCTAAACGATCAACCGTTTGGCGAACGGATTGATCCGACGGTACGCTATGTAAAAATGGAAAAAATGCCAGTGGCTATACGCCCACCGACTCCGGGGCTTAAACATCGGGAACACTCGGAATTACAATGA